From Neobacillus sp. PS2-9, the proteins below share one genomic window:
- the dltX gene encoding teichoic acid D-Ala incorporation-associated protein DltX yields MFNKFKVIFSNQKLKWFGRFVYYFLILLLLFFMYGFNDASAGTYIYNDF; encoded by the coding sequence ATGTTCAATAAATTTAAAGTTATCTTTTCAAATCAAAAGCTTAAATGGTTTGGACGCTTTGTCTATTATTTTCTAATTCTACTTTTATTATTTTTCATGTATGGATTTAATGACGCAAGCGCCGGCACCTATATTTACAATGATTTTTAA
- a CDS encoding M42 family metallopeptidase — MTNTYTEDTLHLIKELVSIPSPSGNTNEVITFVEKFLAELQITTYRNRKGGLIASIDGKDSSKHRMLTAHVDTLGAMVKEIKSNGRLKIDLIGGFKYNSIEGEYCQIETSNGKKFTGTILMHQTSVHVYKDAGKAERNQDNMEIRIDEKVTNAEEVRALGIEVGDFVSFDPRVEITPSGYIKSRHLDDKASVGILLQLIKQIKKENLTLPYTTHFLISNNEEIGYGGNSNITPETVEYLAVDMGAMGDGQSTDEYTVSICVKDASGPYHYEMRKNLVRLAQENNIGYKLDIYPYYGSDASAAIRSGHDIVHGLIGPGIDSSHAFERTHQSSIENTAKLLYHYVQSYLVL; from the coding sequence ATGACAAATACATATACAGAGGACACATTACATTTAATCAAAGAGCTAGTCTCCATCCCAAGTCCCTCTGGTAATACGAATGAAGTGATTACCTTTGTTGAAAAATTTCTTGCGGAGTTACAAATTACTACTTATAGAAACCGCAAAGGCGGTCTAATTGCTTCAATTGACGGGAAAGATTCCAGCAAGCATCGTATGCTTACAGCACATGTTGACACGCTTGGTGCGATGGTAAAGGAAATTAAATCAAATGGCAGATTAAAAATTGATTTGATTGGAGGATTTAAATATAACTCGATAGAAGGCGAATACTGCCAAATTGAAACAAGCAATGGAAAGAAATTTACTGGCACTATTTTAATGCATCAAACATCCGTCCATGTGTATAAAGATGCTGGAAAAGCAGAACGAAATCAGGATAATATGGAAATTCGTATTGATGAAAAAGTCACTAATGCCGAGGAAGTTCGTGCCCTTGGAATTGAAGTCGGTGACTTCGTCTCATTTGACCCACGTGTAGAAATAACACCAAGCGGATATATTAAATCACGCCATTTGGATGATAAAGCAAGTGTTGGCATTCTTCTTCAATTAATCAAGCAAATTAAAAAAGAAAACTTAACCTTACCGTATACCACTCATTTTCTGATCTCAAATAATGAGGAAATCGGATACGGAGGCAACTCCAATATTACACCTGAAACGGTTGAATACTTAGCAGTGGATATGGGAGCTATGGGGGACGGACAATCAACCGATGAATATACCGTGTCCATATGTGTGAAGGATGCAAGTGGTCCCTATCATTATGAAATGAGAAAAAACTTAGTTCGTCTAGCACAGGAGAATAATATTGGGTACAAACTTGATATTTATCCGTATTATGGTTCAGATGCATCAGCTGCGATCCGCTCTGGTCATGATATTGTCCATGGATTAATTGGTCCTGGAATTGATTCATCTCACGCTTTTGAACGTACACATCAATCATCCATCGAAAATACAGCTAAGCTTCTCTACCATTACGTACAATCCTACTTAGTTCTTTAA
- the corA gene encoding magnesium/cobalt transporter CorA — protein sequence MIRTIAVTNSYEIVRDIDISQLVNGDYQWYWIDFHEPTNEEIEFLRTPLSFHPLAIEDCIHQLQRPKLDYYENYTFFVTQALNQQTITKEELDIFLGERYVITFHHNPSSEIDEVWRRLTLSTSIEKWDPSHVLYYVLDKMVDNYFPLVYQIEDMLNEIDENSKKRTMEELLEVLFDTRHHLLSLRHTITPMRDLIYRILNSQRVTFIRGRNEYFSDIHDHLLKLTEMIEANRELTTDIRDSYISINSHQTNHVMKVLTVITTIFMPLTFIAGLYGMNFHYMPELTWKYGYFATLLVMVLVGIGMSIWFNKKGWFK from the coding sequence ATGATTAGAACCATTGCAGTAACCAATAGCTATGAAATTGTTAGAGACATTGACATCTCTCAACTCGTCAACGGAGATTATCAATGGTATTGGATTGATTTTCATGAACCAACAAATGAAGAAATTGAATTTCTAAGGACCCCTCTTTCTTTCCATCCGCTTGCCATTGAGGATTGTATTCATCAATTGCAAAGACCAAAGCTAGACTATTATGAAAACTATACTTTTTTTGTCACGCAGGCATTAAATCAACAAACCATCACAAAGGAAGAGCTTGATATCTTTCTTGGTGAAAGGTATGTAATTACCTTTCACCACAACCCATCCTCTGAAATTGATGAGGTATGGAGAAGGTTAACTCTTTCAACAAGCATTGAGAAATGGGACCCTTCCCATGTTTTATATTATGTACTTGATAAAATGGTCGATAATTATTTTCCACTCGTCTATCAAATTGAAGATATGTTAAATGAAATTGATGAGAATTCGAAAAAAAGAACAATGGAAGAATTATTAGAAGTTTTATTTGATACAAGACACCATCTTCTTTCTTTAAGGCATACGATCACACCTATGCGGGATCTTATCTATAGAATCTTAAACTCTCAAAGGGTGACTTTTATAAGAGGAAGAAACGAATACTTTTCAGATATTCATGACCATTTGTTAAAATTAACAGAGATGATTGAAGCCAATCGGGAATTAACAACAGATATTCGTGATAGCTATATTTCAATTAATTCTCATCAGACGAACCATGTCATGAAGGTCCTTACCGTTATAACAACCATTTTCATGCCGCTTACTTTTATTGCTGGCTTGTACGGCATGAATTTCCACTACATGCCAGAGTTAACTTGGAAATACGGCTATTTTGCCACCCTCCTTGTAATGGTACTAGTGGGAATTGGAATGTCCATTTGGTTTAATAAGAAGGGCTGGTTTAAATAA